One window from the genome of Terrimicrobium sacchariphilum encodes:
- a CDS encoding extracellular solute-binding protein, producing MSVSRIFGFILLLAGWVAVAQAGGEVEVIDGRPVINVVVPNLPIPSDNSAIARAQVAVVRQFTADFPRIFREKYLARYLADPQKYGSYDWENVAIRLVPFSGLKVEGVESDLMAIAGGSPPDVLYVNFRKSDTYIRNGFLYPLDKLEDPYFTSFSDAQKRARVHPKIWPVIDRKGPDGQKHIWALPTGGFMGRVLAYRKDLFDEAGLAYPTVDWTWDDMLHAARVLTDPSRNRSGLLMRGDPGWNFSTFLWSAGGEVMEYDEPADEWRCVFGSPEGAKALDYFLQLTQELWQTKEGQWMRGYAFNDQRLGDYKWQRGEVGMNLVYMDEQFISGLNPELVGIVPVPKGPTGLRAGELNSRMLGIYSQIKSPAVRDAAWEYIAYQDSDAAGAVRTRVLVEAGLGRFVSPRDLNKFGYAEVARLAPKGWAEVFRIASETGRPEPYGKNSNLAYRMLGIPVREAAEAAMRNGLPKAPNERIKYLAELLQRGEQRANAAMIGKVTPEERRTRSIVAAIFLIFVAAAFGFVFFRVFQTFGSQAATVPGRIGFRRGLAISLMLAPALLSILVWKYYPLLAGSVMGFQDYRILEGSTWVGLKHFGDMLWDGLWWQSLWNSMRFSFISLVFGFLPPIILAILLQEVPRGKVFYRLMFYLPAVLAGLVTLLLWKQFYDPTPRAPLNAIILKLPAIVFVGVGLAVLTLTLVLANRFRFHGQMVPAVISTLVGIVFLVSVVSIPWVVLEEHGLAGLFRTLPEPIQWLKDPRYAMLSIVLPGIWAGAGPGCLIYLAALKGIPDDFYDAAEIDGAGFFDKLITIVIPMMRPLIMISFVGAFIGSWLGSADHVLAMTGGEANTEVAPLNIFYKAFVYLEFGPATAMAWMLGFLLIGFTVYQLRMLAKVEFRTTGGR from the coding sequence ATGTCCGTTAGCCGAATTTTTGGTTTCATCTTGCTCCTGGCAGGATGGGTGGCCGTTGCACAGGCAGGGGGAGAGGTCGAGGTGATCGATGGGAGGCCCGTCATTAATGTGGTCGTGCCGAACCTGCCCATCCCGAGTGATAACTCCGCCATTGCTCGTGCCCAGGTTGCGGTGGTGCGGCAGTTTACGGCCGATTTTCCCCGCATTTTTCGCGAGAAGTATCTCGCCCGCTATCTGGCTGATCCCCAGAAATACGGGTCTTATGATTGGGAGAATGTTGCGATAAGGCTGGTACCCTTTTCCGGACTCAAGGTGGAGGGAGTGGAAAGCGATCTCATGGCCATCGCGGGCGGCTCACCGCCGGATGTGCTTTATGTGAATTTTCGCAAATCCGACACCTACATCCGAAACGGATTCCTATATCCCCTCGACAAGCTGGAGGACCCGTACTTCACCTCATTCAGCGATGCCCAGAAGCGCGCTCGGGTGCATCCCAAGATCTGGCCCGTCATTGATCGGAAGGGGCCGGACGGTCAGAAACATATCTGGGCTCTGCCCACCGGAGGCTTCATGGGCCGGGTGCTCGCTTACCGCAAGGACCTCTTTGACGAAGCGGGGCTGGCCTACCCGACGGTGGACTGGACGTGGGATGACATGCTGCATGCAGCCAGGGTGTTGACTGATCCCTCCCGCAATCGCAGCGGTTTGCTGATGCGCGGCGACCCGGGGTGGAATTTTTCCACCTTTCTGTGGTCTGCTGGTGGAGAAGTGATGGAGTACGACGAGCCCGCCGACGAATGGCGGTGTGTCTTTGGAAGCCCGGAAGGGGCGAAGGCTCTGGATTACTTTCTGCAGCTGACCCAGGAACTCTGGCAGACCAAGGAGGGGCAATGGATGCGTGGATATGCCTTCAATGACCAGCGGCTGGGAGATTACAAGTGGCAGCGCGGCGAGGTCGGGATGAACCTCGTCTACATGGATGAGCAGTTCATCTCCGGGCTGAATCCGGAGCTCGTGGGCATCGTGCCAGTGCCGAAGGGACCGACTGGATTGCGCGCCGGAGAACTGAACAGCCGCATGCTGGGCATCTACTCGCAGATCAAATCCCCCGCGGTGCGAGATGCCGCCTGGGAGTATATCGCGTATCAGGACAGCGATGCGGCCGGGGCGGTGCGGACGCGAGTCCTGGTGGAAGCCGGGCTGGGACGCTTTGTCAGCCCGCGCGACTTGAACAAGTTCGGGTATGCCGAGGTTGCCCGCCTTGCGCCCAAGGGCTGGGCGGAGGTGTTTCGCATCGCGTCGGAGACCGGCCGCCCGGAGCCCTACGGAAAGAACAGCAACCTGGCTTACCGCATGTTGGGAATCCCGGTACGCGAAGCAGCAGAGGCGGCAATGCGCAATGGACTTCCGAAGGCTCCGAACGAACGCATCAAATATCTGGCGGAATTGCTGCAGCGCGGCGAGCAGCGCGCCAATGCGGCGATGATTGGCAAGGTGACGCCAGAGGAGCGACGGACGCGCTCGATCGTCGCGGCGATCTTCCTGATCTTCGTGGCTGCGGCGTTTGGATTCGTTTTCTTCCGGGTGTTCCAGACATTTGGTTCCCAGGCGGCCACGGTGCCCGGTCGGATTGGCTTTCGGCGGGGCCTTGCGATCAGCCTCATGCTGGCGCCTGCGCTGCTGTCGATTCTGGTCTGGAAATACTATCCGCTGCTGGCGGGTTCCGTGATGGGGTTTCAGGATTATCGTATTCTGGAGGGATCTACTTGGGTCGGTTTGAAGCACTTTGGAGACATGCTGTGGGATGGGCTGTGGTGGCAGTCTCTGTGGAACTCGATGCGATTTTCCTTCATCTCTCTGGTCTTCGGTTTTTTACCGCCGATCATCCTGGCAATCCTTCTCCAGGAGGTGCCGAGGGGGAAGGTGTTCTATCGCCTGATGTTTTACTTGCCTGCGGTCCTGGCCGGCCTCGTGACGCTCCTGCTTTGGAAACAGTTCTACGATCCGACGCCGCGTGCTCCGCTCAATGCCATCATCCTGAAGCTGCCCGCTATCGTTTTTGTTGGCGTGGGGCTCGCTGTATTAACGCTTACCCTGGTGCTGGCGAACCGCTTCCGCTTTCACGGCCAGATGGTTCCTGCCGTCATCTCGACACTGGTGGGTATTGTCTTTCTGGTGAGCGTGGTGAGCATTCCCTGGGTGGTGCTGGAGGAGCATGGGCTGGCCGGACTCTTCCGCACGCTGCCCGAGCCAATCCAGTGGCTGAAAGATCCCCGCTATGCCATGCTGTCGATCGTGCTCCCGGGCATATGGGCTGGCGCGGGACCTGGGTGCCTGATCTATCTGGCTGCCTTGAAGGGCATCCCGGACGACTTCTATGATGCCGCCGAGATCGATGGAGCGGGCTTCTTTGACAAGCTCATCACCATCGTCATTCCCATGATGCGTCCGCTGATCATGATCAGTTTTGTCGGAGCGTTCATCGGATCGTGGCTGGGATCGGCGGATCATGTGCTGGCCATGACCGGAGGGGAGGCCAATACTGAGGTCGCGCCGCTGAATATTTTCTACAAGGCTTTTGTGTACCTGGAGTTTGGTCCTGCGACAGCGATGGCCTGGATGCTGGGATTCCTGCTGATCGGTTTCACGGTCTATCAACTGCGCATGCTCGCGAAAGTCGAGTTTCGCACGACGGGAGGAAGATAA
- a CDS encoding carbohydrate ABC transporter permease, translating to MISLIGRRQWKSRLLIWSIYIVLSAGVVTMVYPFLLMLGGSTKTSLDAAEVTVMPRYLVNETALYRKYLEGFFNERSEAMQNAYGLWDATFLKVSLPGESSPLIADWQSFVADREKSENVAWFVLAYLQCPVSKNAVPFNLSKLRTELLRENGSIEAVNLKYQTSFPNVSAFYVVPANFLNRFVTSAATPFAQRVEEFSLAQPVMWRAYVDLSNFFRSYLRGEYGASIAALNGALGTSFGSWSDVPLEATRAEMPPALHKDYEAFVRNVLNPVFLQVDSGRALEFRSYLKAKYRGDIAAFNERRGTAVTSFEEVVFPTTRPRQSIEKTDWDGFLEGWTDDATGSRYQLPIEGIRLTGPDFAFREYLGQRYGSLARMNEMLGTAHSTWGVVAMPQQAAQFVDFQKMQGWLKWYFTTRNYIDVWNYLVVNGRGFFNTLIFCALSILAALTVDPIAAYALSRFKPRSTYKVLLFLMMTMAFPAMVTQIPMFLLLRELGMLNTFWALILPGLANGYHIFLLKGFFDSLPRELYESAAIDGASEPTIFFNITMALSKPILAVIALGAFTHAYAAFMFALLICQDPKMWTLMVWLFQLQQTSGQGIVYAALIVAAIPTLLVFVFCQNIIMRGIVVPVEK from the coding sequence ATGATCTCTCTCATCGGGCGTCGACAATGGAAGTCGCGCCTCCTCATCTGGTCCATCTACATCGTGCTGTCCGCGGGCGTAGTGACGATGGTTTACCCGTTCTTGCTGATGCTGGGCGGTAGCACCAAGACCTCGCTCGATGCCGCCGAGGTCACGGTGATGCCTCGGTATCTGGTCAATGAAACCGCCTTGTACCGGAAGTACCTGGAGGGTTTTTTCAATGAGCGGAGTGAGGCGATGCAAAACGCCTACGGGCTGTGGGATGCGACCTTCCTGAAGGTGAGTCTTCCGGGAGAATCCTCGCCTCTGATCGCGGACTGGCAGTCTTTTGTCGCGGACCGGGAGAAGAGCGAGAACGTGGCCTGGTTCGTCCTCGCCTATTTGCAGTGTCCGGTCAGCAAAAATGCGGTCCCCTTCAACCTCTCGAAACTGCGCACCGAGCTCCTGCGGGAAAACGGAAGCATCGAGGCTGTCAATCTCAAGTACCAGACTTCGTTTCCCAACGTATCGGCGTTTTATGTCGTGCCGGCGAACTTTCTCAATCGGTTCGTCACCAGCGCGGCAACTCCGTTCGCCCAGCGGGTGGAGGAGTTTTCCCTGGCGCAGCCTGTCATGTGGAGGGCGTATGTTGATCTGTCGAATTTCTTTCGTAGCTATCTCCGAGGGGAGTACGGGGCGTCGATTGCCGCCCTAAATGGTGCTCTGGGGACATCCTTCGGATCCTGGAGCGATGTCCCGCTCGAGGCCACGCGAGCCGAGATGCCTCCTGCATTGCACAAAGACTACGAAGCCTTTGTACGAAACGTTCTGAACCCTGTGTTTTTGCAGGTCGATTCCGGCAGGGCTCTGGAATTCCGGTCGTACCTGAAGGCGAAGTATCGCGGCGATATAGCCGCTTTCAATGAACGCCGGGGGACGGCGGTGACCAGTTTTGAGGAAGTGGTTTTTCCCACGACGAGGCCCAGGCAGAGCATTGAGAAGACGGACTGGGATGGGTTTCTCGAGGGCTGGACGGATGATGCTACCGGTTCTAGATATCAGCTCCCGATCGAAGGAATACGGCTTACCGGGCCGGATTTTGCCTTTCGGGAATATCTTGGCCAGCGATATGGCAGCTTGGCCCGGATGAATGAAATGCTGGGCACCGCTCATTCCACCTGGGGCGTGGTAGCGATGCCGCAACAGGCGGCGCAGTTTGTCGATTTCCAGAAGATGCAGGGCTGGCTCAAATGGTATTTCACCACCCGCAACTACATCGATGTGTGGAACTACCTCGTTGTTAATGGGCGGGGATTCTTTAACACGCTGATCTTTTGCGCGCTCTCCATCCTGGCCGCGCTCACTGTAGACCCGATCGCTGCTTACGCGCTCAGCCGTTTCAAGCCTCGCTCCACCTACAAGGTGCTTCTCTTCCTCATGATGACGATGGCGTTTCCCGCCATGGTGACGCAGATCCCCATGTTCCTGCTCCTGCGGGAGCTAGGCATGCTCAATACCTTCTGGGCGCTGATCCTGCCGGGGCTGGCCAATGGTTATCACATCTTTCTTCTCAAGGGGTTTTTCGACTCCCTCCCGCGCGAGCTCTACGAAAGTGCCGCCATCGACGGGGCGAGCGAGCCGACGATCTTTTTCAACATCACGATGGCCTTGTCCAAGCCGATCCTGGCCGTGATCGCCCTGGGGGCCTTCACCCATGCCTATGCGGCGTTTATGTTTGCCCTCCTCATCTGTCAGGACCCGAAGATGTGGACGCTCATGGTGTGGCTCTTCCAGTTGCAACAGACGAGCGGCCAGGGCATCGTCTACGCAGCCCTCATTGTCGCGGCTATTCCCACCCTGCTGGTGTTCGTCTTCTGTCAGAACATCATCATGCGGGGCATTGTCGTCCCAGTGGAAAAGTAG